A stretch of Planococcus citri chromosome 5, ihPlaCitr1.1, whole genome shotgun sequence DNA encodes these proteins:
- the LOC135847835 gene encoding uncharacterized protein LOC135847835 isoform X2 translates to MWDCVLKRFAAIAILLNKTTDVLMCMLWDVVWSDKVIFGFLVIIAALPIKCAIHGVYEKKSALMKYHLLVQGVFLVMMFIFSISSLSSQSQKDYLRKVFTDAVNDGLSSLCFVITLKYYLKIKGEIIVESQSVDETVPYERLEVDHSCTVIPMDTPEHPRKANPMNAIPLPWPKPQEK, encoded by the exons ATGTGGGATTGTGTCCTCAAAAGGTTTGCTGCAATAGCAATACTTTTAAATAAG ACAACGGATGTTCTCATGTGTATGCTCTGGGATGTCGTATGGAGTGACAAAGTAATATTCGGATTTCTTGTTATTATTGCAGCCCTACCAATTAAATGCGCAATTCATGGAGTTTATGAG AAGAAATCAGCACTAATGAAATATCATTTGCTTGTACAAGGTGTTTTTCTGGTCATGATGTTTATATTTTCCATATCATCATTGAGTAGTCAAAGTCAGAAAGATTATCTTAGGAAAGTTTTCACTGATGCAGTTAATGATG gtcTCTCATCACTATGTTTCGTTATCACATTGAAGTATTACCTGAAGATTAAAGGAGAAATAATTGTGGAGTCTCAGTCTGTGGATGAGACTGTACCATACGAGCGACTTGAAGTAGACCACAGCTGTACTGTAATTCCAATGGACACTCCTGAACATCCGCGTAAGGCTAATCCTATGAACGCTATTCCATTACCTTGGCCAAAACCTCAAGAAAAATAA
- the LOC135847835 gene encoding uncharacterized protein LOC135847835 isoform X1 produces the protein MWDCVLKRFAAIAILLNKTTDVLMCMLWDVVWSDKVIFGFLVIIAALPIKCAIHGVYEKKSALMKYHLLVQGVFLVMMFIFSISSLSSQSQKDYLRKVFTDAVNDGKDRKVELTDNQIFLYTLIMIGIIVGLSSLCFVITLKYYLKIKGEIIVESQSVDETVPYERLEVDHSCTVIPMDTPEHPRKANPMNAIPLPWPKPQEK, from the exons ATGTGGGATTGTGTCCTCAAAAGGTTTGCTGCAATAGCAATACTTTTAAATAAG ACAACGGATGTTCTCATGTGTATGCTCTGGGATGTCGTATGGAGTGACAAAGTAATATTCGGATTTCTTGTTATTATTGCAGCCCTACCAATTAAATGCGCAATTCATGGAGTTTATGAG AAGAAATCAGCACTAATGAAATATCATTTGCTTGTACAAGGTGTTTTTCTGGTCATGATGTTTATATTTTCCATATCATCATTGAGTAGTCAAAGTCAGAAAGATTATCTTAGGAAAGTTTTCACTGATGCAGTTAATGATGGTAAAGACAGAAAAGTGGAATTAACAGATAATCAAATCTTTCTTTACACATTGATCATGATCGGAATTATTGTTG gtcTCTCATCACTATGTTTCGTTATCACATTGAAGTATTACCTGAAGATTAAAGGAGAAATAATTGTGGAGTCTCAGTCTGTGGATGAGACTGTACCATACGAGCGACTTGAAGTAGACCACAGCTGTACTGTAATTCCAATGGACACTCCTGAACATCCGCGTAAGGCTAATCCTATGAACGCTATTCCATTACCTTGGCCAAAACCTCAAGAAAAATAA